The Deltaproteobacteria bacterium region TAACGCTCAGGCTAAGCTGCGGGCCGAGGGGCACACTTTTTCGCCCCGCGGCCAAACCTTGCCACAACCGCAGCAATGCAAAAAGCGTGAACCGAAGGAGCCGTCAGCTTCAGCCTGTTGTTAGGCACTTTCGCCATATGATTCGATTGATATAGCTGTTTCTGGAAATTCATTGATGATCTGTTTGTCGGAAGTAATCAATGGGACATCGAGGTTTTGCGCCAGCGCGACGAACTCGCAGTCATATGCGGAACATTTTGATGAATCTATTAATTTTATGATTCTCCCCGAGTCTACTTGATACTCTTCGCCTTGCATTAATATTTCTGCTTCAGTCATGAATTCCATTGCTTTTTCTGGTGTTAATTTGCCTTGCCTTATATACATCGCCAATACACTTCTAAATTCGCTTCTCCACAATAGGGGCGCCGCCCATTTCGAGTCTCGTACGAAAACAGATCGAGCTCTCGACGTCTTTTCGCCGCCAAGAAGCAAGTAGGCGATCACATTCGTATCGACGACAATCACGGGCGCCCCTCTGCCTTCGCCTTCCGAAGAATATCGTCAGTAAGGGGAGGAAGGTTGCTCTGCTCACGCAAAGCATCCGCACGAGCCAGGAACACCGCTGGATTGACACGCCTGGCGAGCAGTGTGCGCTCAAGGCAGATGATGACTTCTTTGTTGATACTCCGCCGGTGTTCGGCGGCGCTTTGCTTGATCCGCTCGTATAGTTCATCCGGGATGCTCTTGACCGTTATGCTCGGCATGGCAACACCTCCACGGCCCATTATGGAACCGTTTTGGAACCATCGTAACGGCCCTGCGTCTTTCTGTCAAGTGCCTAACAGTTGATTAGACAGAGCGGGCTGGGGGTGGTGGGGAGCCCGGGCGGTAATGTTCTTTTCTTAGACAGTGCGGGGTGGGGATGGTGGTGGACCGTGCTGTATAGCATGGTTCTTGCTGAGTTCCACGGGAAACGGAAGGGGGTGTTTCCATGGGGAACGATTTCGATGAGGATCATCGGGGAGCACCCCCGGAGTCGTGGGCCGCGCCGTTCCGTAAAGCTCTCAGCCTGCGCGGTCGACCCGAAGCGCGCGTAAAGTGGTACTTCGTCTGGGCGAGACGCTTTGCCGCCTCACTCTCCGACAAGCCGCTCCGCTTGGCAACTCGCGAGGACGCCGAGGGATTCCTTACCACACTCGCCTCCTCGCCAGGGATCGCCGCTTGGCAGATGGAGCAGGCAACGGATGCCCTGACCATACTCCTTGGAAGCGTCTTCGGTCAAGAGTGGGCCAGGACGATCCGGATTCCGGACCCTCCTCCTCCCCCCGACGTCCCGCTCCCCAAGGGAGACGAGCCGGTCGAACGTTTGCGGTACGCCATCCGATGCCGCCGCTATTCGGTTCGCACCGAACAGTCGTACGTTTTCTGGGTGAACCGCTTCCTCGCATTCTGCCGTGATGGCGGCGTCGAGCAGGATACCGATTCCGTGCGCGCATTCCTCGAGCGTCTGGTCATGGCGGAACAGATGTCGGCGTCGACGCAGGGGCTGGCGCTCAACGCGCTCGTCTTCTACTTCAAGAACGCAAATACCCTGGCGCGCCCCGCGAGTGGGCCTGGCAGTACATCTTTCCGGCCTCGCGTCTTTGCGTCGATCCGGCCGATGGAAAAACACGGCGACACCACCTCCACGAAACTGCTCTGCAGCGGGCCGTCCGGTTTGCGGCGCGCAAGGCGGATATCGCGAAGCCCGTCGGCTGCCACACGCTGCGGCACTGCTTCGCCACCCACCTGCTCGAGTCCGGCGCGGACATCCGCACCGTGCAGGAACTGCTTGGGCACAGCGACGTCTCGACGACGATGATCTACACCCACGTCCTGAATCGACCGGGCCTCGCGGTGCGCAGCCCGGAGGACATATAAGCGGACCCTCAGTACGACACGCGCCAGAGGAAGAGGCCGTGCGGGGGGGCGTTGAGGCCGGCGGCGGAACGGTCGCGCGCTCGAAGGATTTCTCCGACGTGATCCGCGGAATGCTTCCCCTTCCCCGCGTTCACCACCGTTCCGACGATGTTGCGCACCATGTGGCGAAGAAATCCGGCGCCGGCCACGTCGATGGAGAACAGCCCCGGGACGTCGTGCGGCGCAATCTCCGCCCGGAAGATCGTGCGGACCGGCGAAATCGCGGTGCACCCCTGCCCGCGGAACGACGAGAAGTCGTGCTCCCCGACCAGGTGCGATAGCCCCTGCCGCACCGCGTCCAGGTCGAGGGGCTTCTCGATGTGCCATGCGTAGCGGGAAAGGAACGGGGAGGCGACGGGAGAGAGGTACAAGAAATACCGGTACTCCTTCTCCGTCGCGTGGCGCCTCGCGTCGAACGTCTCCGGCACGACGGAAGCGGAGAGGATGCGGATGTCGGGAGGGAGAAGGGCGTTTCCGCCGTGGACGATCGTATCGAGGTCCCGCACACCGGCATCGGCGAAATCGACGACCTGCTCCCGGGCGTGCACTCCGGCGTCGGTGCGGCCCGCCGCCCGCAGGCGGACCGGTTCCTGCAGGATCCGGGACAGCGCACCCTCCATCACCGCCTGGACCGTCGTCCCGTTCGGCTGGACCTGCCACCCGACGTACGCCGTTCCGTCGTACGCGACGGTGAGCTTAACCCGCCGCGGCATCGGCGTTGGCGGCGATCAGACGGCCGCGGGCTGCAGATACTTCTGCGCGAGGACCTCGGCGATCTGGACGGCGTTCAGGGCCGCCCCCTTGCGAAGCTGGTCGCCGCAGACCCAGAGGTTGAGACAGTTTTCGGCGCTGTCGTCCTCGCGGATCCGGCCGACGTAGCAGTCGTTCTTCCCCGCCGCGAACAGCGGCATCGGGTAGACGTTGTTCGCCGGGTCGTCCATCACCTGGCACCCGGGGAACTTCGCGATCAGCTCCCTCGCCTTCTCCCGCGTGATCTTCTTCGCAAACTGGGCGTTGATCGAGATCGAGTGGGCGGTCAGCACTGGCACGCGCACCGTGGTGCAGGTGACCCGCAGGTCCGGGATCCCCATGATCTTGCGCCCCTCGTTCGTCATCTTCATCTCTTCCTTCGTGTACCCGTTCTCGAGGAAGGCGTCGATGTGGGGGATGACGTTGAAGGCGATCTGGTGCTTGAACGCCGCCACCTCGAGCGGCTCGCCCTTGGCGAACGCATTGATCTGTGCGACCAGCTCGGCCATCGCCTTGGCTCCCGCTCCGGAAGTCGCCTGGTACGACGACGCCACGACCCGCTTCAAGGTGCCGAAATCGTGCAGGGGCTTGAGCGGCATGATCGAGATGATCGTCGTGCAGTTCGGGTTCGCGATGATCCCGCGC contains the following coding sequences:
- a CDS encoding aspartate-semialdehyde dehydrogenase, translating into MSGKRFNVAVAGATGAVGGVFLQILAERKFPIRNLRLLASERSVGKRLTFAGEELPVELLSKDSFKDIDIALFSAGASRSREFAAAAWASGAVVVDNSSAFRMEPDIPLVVPEINPQAIAQFKQRGIIANPNCTTIISIMPLKPLHDFGTLKRVVASSYQATSGAGAKAMAELVAQINAFAKGEPLEVAAFKHQIAFNVIPHIDAFLENGYTKEEMKMTNEGRKIMGIPDLRVTCTTVRVPVLTAHSISINAQFAKKITREKARELIAKFPGCQVMDDPANNVYPMPLFAAGKNDCYVGRIREDDSAENCLNLWVCGDQLRKGAALNAVQIAEVLAQKYLQPAAV
- the truA gene encoding tRNA pseudouridine(38-40) synthase TruA, producing the protein MPRRVKLTVAYDGTAYVGWQVQPNGTTVQAVMEGALSRILQEPVRLRAAGRTDAGVHAREQVVDFADAGVRDLDTIVHGGNALLPPDIRILSASVVPETFDARRHATEKEYRYFLYLSPVASPFLSRYAWHIEKPLDLDAVRQGLSHLVGEHDFSSFRGQGCTAISPVRTIFRAEIAPHDVPGLFSIDVAGAGFLRHMVRNIVGTVVNAGKGKHSADHVGEILRARDRSAAGLNAPPHGLFLWRVSY
- a CDS encoding type II toxin-antitoxin system VapC family toxin; this encodes MIVVDTNVIAYLLLGGEKTSRARSVFVRDSKWAAPLLWRSEFRSVLAMYIRQGKLTPEKAMEFMTEAEILMQGEEYQVDSGRIIKLIDSSKCSAYDCEFVALAQNLDVPLITSDKQIINEFPETAISIESYGESA
- a CDS encoding Arc family DNA-binding protein, producing MPSITVKSIPDELYERIKQSAAEHRRSINKEVIICLERTLLARRVNPAVFLARADALREQSNLPPLTDDILRKAKAEGRP